One region of Yersinia bercovieri ATCC 43970 genomic DNA includes:
- a CDS encoding IMPACT family protein has translation MQPYLIPAASVSISEEIKKSRFITLLAHTCGVNEAKDFIQQVKQQHPTARHHCWAFVAGTPTDSQQLGFSDDGEPSGTAGKPILAQLMGSDIGEITAVVVRYYGGIKLGTGGLVRAYGSGVQQALKQIEVKYKVPQVEYTLQCDYAQLAMVETLLQQVEGQTLRSEYAELVTLHLSLPATQASQVGDKLRDLSRGTLQLTPISQ, from the coding sequence ATGCAACCTTATCTGATACCTGCCGCGTCGGTATCAATCAGCGAAGAGATCAAAAAAAGTCGTTTTATCACCTTACTGGCGCATACCTGTGGGGTGAATGAAGCGAAAGATTTCATTCAGCAGGTTAAACAGCAGCACCCAACCGCCCGGCATCATTGCTGGGCTTTTGTTGCGGGCACGCCGACGGATTCACAGCAATTAGGTTTTTCCGATGATGGTGAGCCATCGGGTACTGCGGGTAAACCTATTCTAGCCCAGTTGATGGGCAGTGATATTGGCGAGATAACCGCGGTGGTTGTCCGCTATTATGGCGGCATCAAACTGGGAACTGGCGGGTTGGTAAGGGCTTACGGCAGCGGCGTACAACAGGCGTTAAAACAGATTGAAGTAAAATATAAAGTCCCACAGGTAGAATATACTTTACAGTGTGACTACGCGCAGCTTGCCATGGTTGAAACGCTATTACAGCAGGTTGAAGGCCAGACTTTACGGAGTGAATACGCGGAACTCGTAACACTTCATCTCTCTTTGCCAGCAACTCAAGCCAGTCAGGTCGGGGATAAATTGCGTGATCTCAGTCGTGGTACGTTGCAATTGACGCCCATTTCGCAATAA
- the fadB gene encoding fatty acid oxidation complex subunit alpha FadB: MLYQSETLQLHWLENGIAELVFDAPGSVNKLDTKTVANLGEALAVLEKQSELKGLLLRSAKAAFIVGADITEFLSLFNAPPEKLHQWLVFANDIFNRLEDLPVPTISAINGYALGGGCECILATDFRVASPETRIGLPETKLGIMPGFGGSVRLPRLLGADSALEIIAAGKDIIAKEALKVGLVDAVVAAEKLTEAALVMLKQAIDGKLDWQAARRPKLEPLKLNPTEAAMCFTIAKGMVMQVAGKHYPAPLTAVKTIEAAAKFGRTEALKLETNSFVPLAGSNEARALVGIFLNDQYVKGQAKKLSKGVDAPKQAAVLGAGIMGGGIAYQSALKGVPVIMKDINDKSLTIGMNEAAKLLNKQLERSKIDGLKMANILATIQPTLDYTGIERAQLIVEAVVENPKIKAAVLAEVEALIGEEAVLASNTSTIPIDQLAKSLQRPENFCGMHFFNPVHRMPLVEIIRGAKTSDKTIAAVVAYATQMGKTPIVVNDCPGFFVNRVLFPYLAGFGMLVRDGGDFRQIDKVMEKQFGWPMGPAYLLDVVGIDTAHHAQAVMAVGFPDRMNKDYRDAVDVMFDNKRFGQKNGQGFYRYTQDAKGKPRKENDEQVDTLLAAISQPAQKFSDEDIIARTMIPMINEVVRCLEEGIIASPAEGDIALVYGLGFPPFHGGIFRYLDTLGSANYVEMAQRYAHLGALYHVPAGLRAKAEHNESYYPVAAALLDVSTNQPA; the protein is encoded by the coding sequence ATGCTCTACCAAAGCGAAACATTACAGCTTCACTGGCTAGAAAACGGCATTGCCGAGTTGGTGTTTGATGCACCGGGTTCAGTTAATAAGCTGGATACCAAAACCGTAGCCAATTTGGGTGAAGCCCTGGCTGTATTGGAAAAACAAAGCGAACTCAAAGGGTTGCTGCTTCGCTCTGCTAAAGCGGCCTTTATTGTCGGTGCTGATATCACCGAGTTTCTGTCTCTATTTAATGCCCCACCAGAAAAACTGCACCAATGGCTGGTTTTCGCAAATGATATTTTCAATCGTTTGGAAGACTTACCGGTGCCGACCATTTCTGCGATCAATGGATACGCATTGGGTGGCGGATGTGAATGTATTCTCGCTACAGATTTCCGTGTTGCCTCGCCGGAAACCCGAATTGGCCTGCCAGAAACCAAGCTGGGTATCATGCCCGGCTTTGGCGGTTCGGTGCGTTTACCTCGCTTATTAGGTGCGGACAGTGCACTGGAAATCATCGCCGCTGGCAAAGATATTATTGCCAAAGAGGCCTTAAAAGTTGGGCTGGTTGATGCAGTTGTCGCCGCCGAAAAACTGACGGAAGCTGCGTTGGTCATGCTGAAGCAGGCTATTGATGGCAAGCTCGACTGGCAAGCCGCGCGCCGCCCGAAACTGGAACCGCTGAAACTGAACCCAACGGAAGCCGCTATGTGCTTCACCATTGCCAAAGGTATGGTTATGCAAGTGGCTGGGAAACACTATCCAGCCCCACTGACCGCGGTAAAAACCATCGAAGCTGCGGCAAAATTTGGCCGCACCGAAGCGCTAAAGCTGGAAACCAATAGTTTTGTGCCATTGGCAGGTTCCAACGAAGCCCGTGCTTTGGTCGGTATTTTCCTAAACGATCAATATGTTAAAGGACAGGCGAAAAAACTGTCTAAAGGTGTCGATGCGCCAAAACAGGCCGCAGTATTAGGTGCCGGGATTATGGGCGGCGGAATTGCCTATCAGTCGGCATTGAAAGGTGTGCCAGTCATTATGAAGGATATTAATGACAAATCCCTGACTATTGGGATGAATGAGGCGGCTAAGCTACTGAACAAACAGCTGGAACGCAGCAAAATCGATGGCCTGAAAATGGCGAATATTTTGGCGACCATCCAGCCAACCTTGGATTACACCGGCATTGAACGCGCCCAACTCATCGTGGAAGCGGTGGTGGAGAATCCAAAAATTAAAGCCGCCGTTCTTGCTGAGGTTGAAGCGCTGATCGGCGAAGAGGCTGTTTTAGCCTCTAACACCTCTACGATCCCGATCGATCAATTGGCGAAATCCCTTCAGCGCCCAGAAAACTTCTGCGGTATGCACTTCTTTAACCCAGTTCATCGGATGCCGTTAGTTGAAATTATTCGTGGTGCGAAAACCTCAGATAAAACTATCGCTGCCGTAGTGGCATATGCCACGCAAATGGGTAAAACCCCAATTGTGGTTAATGATTGCCCAGGTTTCTTCGTTAACCGCGTATTGTTCCCGTATTTGGCTGGGTTTGGCATGTTAGTCAGAGACGGCGGCGACTTCCGCCAGATTGATAAAGTGATGGAAAAACAGTTCGGCTGGCCGATGGGTCCGGCTTATCTGTTAGATGTGGTGGGCATTGATACCGCGCACCATGCGCAAGCCGTGATGGCGGTAGGTTTCCCTGATCGGATGAATAAAGATTATCGCGATGCAGTGGACGTAATGTTCGATAACAAGCGTTTTGGTCAGAAGAACGGCCAAGGTTTCTACCGTTATACGCAGGATGCAAAGGGCAAACCGCGTAAAGAAAATGACGAGCAGGTGGATACCTTGTTGGCAGCCATCAGTCAGCCTGCACAGAAATTCAGCGATGAGGATATTATCGCCCGCACCATGATCCCAATGATCAATGAAGTGGTGCGCTGTCTGGAAGAGGGCATTATTGCCAGCCCGGCCGAAGGGGATATCGCGTTGGTTTATGGCCTTGGTTTCCCGCCATTCCACGGAGGTATCTTCCGTTATCTCGATACCCTCGGTAGCGCCAATTATGTCGAAATGGCCCAGCGTTACGCCCATCTTGGCGCGTTGTATCACGTCCCTGCGGGGCTGAGAGCCAAAGCTGAACATAACGAAAGCTATTATCCTGTGGCAGCAGCGCTGCTTGATGTTTCTACCAATCAACCGGCATGA
- the fadA gene encoding acetyl-CoA C-acyltransferase FadA: MENVVIIDAVRTPMGRSKGGAFRQVRAEDLSAHLMREVLSRNPGLNAAEIDDIYWGCVQQTLEQGFNIARNASLLAEIPHSVPAVTVNRLCGSSMQALHDGARAIMVGDAQVSLIGGVEHMGHVPMNHGVDFHPGMGRTVAKAAGMMGLTAEMLAKIHNISRQSQDEFAVRSHQRAYAATQAGHFANEIVATNGHDADGILKRFDFDEVIRPETHLAGLAALRPAFDPVNGTVTAGTSSALSDGASAMLIMSESRAKSLGLTPRARIRSMAVVGCDPSIMGYGPVPASQLALKRAGLKLEDIGLFELNEAFAAQSLACLKGLGLLESIDDKVNLNGGAIALGHPLGCSGARISTTLINLMERRDVQFGLATMCIGLGQGIATIFERV, encoded by the coding sequence ATGGAAAATGTAGTCATTATTGATGCCGTCCGCACGCCAATGGGCCGCTCGAAAGGGGGCGCATTTCGCCAAGTGCGGGCTGAAGATCTCTCCGCTCACTTAATGCGAGAAGTGCTGAGCCGCAATCCAGGGCTGAATGCCGCAGAGATCGACGATATCTATTGGGGTTGTGTACAGCAAACGCTGGAGCAGGGTTTCAACATCGCCCGCAATGCCTCTTTGCTGGCAGAGATCCCGCACAGCGTACCGGCAGTCACCGTTAACCGCCTGTGTGGTTCATCAATGCAAGCGTTGCATGATGGTGCCAGGGCTATCATGGTGGGTGATGCACAAGTGAGTTTGATTGGTGGCGTGGAACATATGGGCCACGTCCCTATGAATCACGGCGTGGATTTCCATCCGGGTATGGGGCGTACTGTCGCGAAAGCTGCCGGTATGATGGGTTTGACCGCAGAAATGCTGGCAAAAATTCACAATATTAGCCGCCAATCACAAGATGAGTTTGCCGTCCGCTCTCATCAACGTGCCTATGCCGCAACTCAAGCTGGCCATTTCGCCAATGAGATTGTCGCCACCAATGGGCATGATGCCGATGGCATATTGAAACGTTTTGATTTTGATGAAGTTATTCGCCCTGAAACCCATCTGGCAGGTCTGGCTGCTCTGCGCCCTGCCTTTGATCCGGTAAATGGCACAGTGACGGCTGGTACCTCATCAGCACTTTCCGATGGCGCATCTGCCATGCTGATTATGAGCGAATCCCGAGCAAAATCATTAGGTTTAACGCCGCGCGCACGTATTCGCTCAATGGCGGTGGTGGGTTGTGATCCATCCATTATGGGTTATGGCCCAGTACCTGCAAGCCAACTGGCATTAAAACGTGCCGGGCTAAAGTTGGAAGATATTGGATTATTTGAATTAAATGAAGCATTTGCCGCTCAATCGCTGGCTTGTCTGAAGGGGTTGGGTTTGCTGGAGAGTATAGATGACAAAGTGAACCTCAATGGTGGAGCCATTGCATTAGGCCACCCATTGGGTTGCTCAGGGGCGCGTATTTCTACCACGTTGATCAATCTGATGGAGCGCCGTGACGTGCAATTCGGTCTGGCCACCATGTGCATCGGCTTAGGCCAGGGCATCGCGACCATCTTTGAGCGCGTTTA
- the pepQ gene encoding Xaa-Pro dipeptidase: METLASLYNEHLSTLQQRTRDVLERHQLDALLIHSGELQRIFLDDRDYPFKANAQFKAWVPVTQVPNCWLWVDGVNTPKLWFYSPVDYWHCVEPLPDSFWTKAIDIQPLTNADDIAQQLPVQRERVAYIGYAQQRAQALGFSAENINPQPVLDYLHFYRSYKTDYELACMREAQKTAVVGHRAAHEAFQSGMSEFDINLAYLMATGHRDTDVPYDNIVALNEHSAVLHYTTLQHQPPAEMRSFLMDAGAEYNGYAADLTRTYAADSDSDFAALIKDLNTEQLELIKTIKSGERYTDYHVQMHQRIAKLLRTHNLVTGISEEAMVEQGITCPFLPHGLGHPLGLQVHDTAGFMQDDKGTHLSAPSKYPYLRCTRILQPRMVLTIEPGLYFIESLLAPWRTGEFSKHFNWERIDALKPYGGIRIEDNIVIHDKRVENMTRDLKLA; this comes from the coding sequence ATGGAAACGCTGGCTTCTTTATATAACGAACATTTATCCACCCTACAACAGCGCACCCGTGATGTGCTGGAGCGTCATCAGCTAGATGCTTTACTGATTCATTCTGGTGAATTGCAACGAATTTTCCTCGATGATCGTGACTATCCTTTTAAAGCCAATGCACAGTTCAAAGCTTGGGTGCCTGTTACTCAAGTACCAAACTGTTGGTTATGGGTCGATGGGGTAAATACACCGAAGTTATGGTTTTACTCGCCAGTAGATTATTGGCACTGTGTCGAGCCATTGCCGGACAGCTTCTGGACGAAGGCCATTGATATCCAGCCGTTAACCAATGCGGATGACATCGCGCAGCAATTACCTGTGCAGCGTGAACGCGTGGCCTACATTGGCTATGCCCAACAACGCGCTCAGGCATTGGGATTCAGTGCCGAAAATATCAATCCACAACCCGTACTGGATTACCTTCATTTCTACCGTTCGTATAAAACGGATTATGAACTGGCGTGTATGCGTGAAGCGCAAAAGACCGCAGTTGTTGGACATCGTGCAGCCCATGAAGCCTTCCAGTCGGGTATGAGTGAGTTTGATATCAACCTGGCGTATCTGATGGCGACGGGTCATCGTGATACTGATGTACCTTACGATAATATCGTTGCGCTGAATGAACACTCGGCAGTACTTCACTACACCACGTTACAACATCAGCCTCCGGCAGAAATGCGTAGCTTCCTCATGGATGCGGGTGCTGAATATAACGGTTATGCTGCCGACCTGACCCGCACTTATGCCGCAGACAGTGACAGCGATTTTGCAGCATTAATCAAAGACCTGAATACCGAACAGCTCGAGCTGATCAAAACCATTAAAAGTGGTGAACGCTACACCGACTATCATGTTCAAATGCATCAGCGCATTGCCAAGCTGTTGCGCACTCATAATCTAGTCACGGGTATTAGCGAAGAGGCGATGGTCGAACAAGGCATTACCTGCCCATTCCTGCCACACGGCTTGGGGCATCCTCTTGGATTGCAAGTGCATGATACTGCTGGATTTATGCAGGATGATAAAGGCACCCACCTCAGTGCGCCATCCAAGTATCCTTACCTGCGTTGTACCCGTATTCTGCAACCCCGCATGGTACTGACCATCGAACCTGGTCTGTACTTTATCGAGTCACTGTTGGCACCGTGGCGTACCGGGGAGTTCAGTAAGCATTTCAATTGGGAACGTATTGATGCGCTGAAGCCTTATGGTGGTATACGTATAGAAGACAATATTGTTATTCACGATAAGCGGGTTGAGAATATGACGCGTGATCTGAAATTAGCCTGA